A window of Salvia splendens isolate huo1 chromosome 8, SspV2, whole genome shotgun sequence genomic DNA:
ATTGTTGAGAACTTTAAATCAGATCAGATTGCAGAACCTTCTAACTTCAAATACCGGATTGCCCTGGAAAAGCAGGTCAGCATGGCAAATTTTCATAAACTTTGTTTTTTGCTGAGTCATTACTCATTTATATGAACGTACTTAAATCCACCAAATGAAAGGAAACTTAGGAAATTTCTCTATGACGAAAGTACAAACTCTTTACTTTCTCCTTTGCCTTTGAATgggaaatatttttaaaaaatcattttgatTGTCCATGGATCATAGTTTGCCTTCTGTAACTTTATGCTTTTCAAAATACACAGATATTTTATAGTTTTTTGTGTTTACTCTTTATATTGATGTTTCTCTGTTTGTTACAGTTGACATCAACTATGCTGCATCTTCTGGCTCTTGCTTCCAGATGTGATCAACGGGCTATACAAGATTTACTTGTGAAAGTAAGATGACTGACGTTTTCTTATGTACAGATACGGTCATGTTTCATAGAACCACCTGCTAAAGTTTATGGTGTTTTTATGTAAAATGTAtcatttgtttgttttgaatataGATCAATTGATGTTAAGTGTAACAGCTTCATTTATGTCTTGTACAGAAAGCATCATTCCTTGAGGTTTGGATTCAGAACCTGTGCTCATCTGTTGGGGATACAAGTAATTCACTTGACGAGGCAAAGCATGCGTCTGTGGACCAAAAGAGGGATGTTATATACAGAACAATTCAGTCACTGGTTCAAGTGTATGAGAGCAGTAATCACCATCTCCTTGCTCAAAGGTTTGAAAAAATTGGCCTGTAACTTGTTCTAAATGAGAGTTTTAGTAACAAGTAATGCAGCAGGCTTTTTAAAAACTTGAGATGGAGGAAAGGGAGTTGTTTATAGGTACATATTACTTTTTCCCTTTGAATGCTAAATGTGTCAACTCCTTGAATTTGAATATCAACAGTTTTGAAAATAAACGACGAATTTGAGCTTTTTGTTCTGTTTATATGCTGGCTAAGCATTTGATTCGATATAACAGTTGAATGCATGAACTGAAATCTATAGCCAGCTAGAATGAAGATCAGCATGCGAAGATAAAAGCTTTTCATAATCATCCATGTCGTTACTACAAGCTGGAAGAACTTGTGTTCTTGTGCAGTTTACATGGAAGGGGGAGTCTCTGAACAAGGGTTTGAAGAAAGTGTTGGCATGTCCTAATATTCATCGGCTTTGGATATGAAAGCCACTGGACTGGAAGGGTGCACCAAAACTAGTGCACTATTTTTAGCGCCGCTGATTTAAGTCCACCACAAAATCAGATCAAGACCACTAGTAATATCTAAAAAGTTAGAGACTACGCATGTACATATGTAGAAGGTTTAAGAGATTTTTCATCTCTGAGCGTCCCACCAAGCTCAACAGGGACAAGGGGCACAAGAGAAAGCAAAATATCTGCAATCAACGGCCGATAGCTTGGTTCCGGTTGTATGCATAGCAATGCCACAGCAGCAACCTACCATGTACAGATATGATTAGTATGCTGCCTTCAATTATGCATCTGAATTTCTCTCTATGAAGCATGTATGTAAGAATTCTTGAAAATCTAGCTAGAAACCTGGTACAAGTGCTTCATATCCATTGAGTTTGCAATCACAGGATCCACAATGTTGGGAAGTTTGGTTCTGTCAGTGAGCTGAGGCATGGCCTGCATGCAAGTATTGCAATGGACCAATTAGCTGGTAgcttattatatactccctccgtcccatgctactcgcacttttcattttaggccgtaaatttaggattgatttttttgtgtaattaaaaaagaattttaggtgtaatgagacatcacttaataaaagagctcttaacttaaactaacatattaattaaatgcattaattctaacttaaattataaatagtgtaaggactttgtgacgagccgaaaagcaaacgtgcgagtagcacgggacggagggagtatatcatatatgaatatataataAAGTAGCTAGGTTTACCCATGAGACTGTAGATTGGGTGTGAGGTGGTGCAGGTTTCTCCATGGGTTTTCTTCCGAGCAGAAGCTCAAGCAGCACCACTCCGAACCCATAAACATCACTTTTATCTGTTAGCTTACCTGTTTGTTTCCAACAACATAACCCAGCCATGTTCTTTCATAGATTGTAACAAATGAAAGAAATACATACGTATATATGAGTTGTTGGGTACAGAACTCACCATCTAATAGGTATTCAGGAGCTACATAACCCAGCGTTCCTGAAAGCTTGAGTTGGCTTTTCTTCTGACTTCCATCCAATATAGCAAGCCCGAAATCCGAAAGCTGATCAAACAAAACTCTGTAATTTTCCCACAACTCAATCAAGATTGTAGAATAAAAGCAAGCTTGTAACTTTACCTTGGCGTTGAAGTTGGAATCCAGAAGAATATTAGATGACTTGAGATCACGATGAATTATTGATGGACGGCAGTGCTTATGCAAATACTCTAATCCTCTGTTCAACAATTGTCATAACTATATATAACTAAAGAAGACGATTCAATACATGCTATGTGTATAGCatagacacacacacacacacacacacacacacaccttgcAACGTCAAGGGCGATCTTGAGGCGTAAATGCCATGTCAATGCTGAACCCTTCGAAGGTCCTGAAAAGAAATGTTCATTAATAAGAAAGGGCTTTATTTGTGAGAGATAAGATACACTCCACAATCATTTTGTACCATGTAATTGAGTTTCCAGAGATCCATTGTGCATTAGTTGATACACAAGAAGCCTTGTTTCACCATGAATGCAATATCCCAACAAGGTAATTATATTTGGATGCTCAATTTTACTCAGCAACTCCACTTCAGTCTGCAATTAAAAGTCAATTTGGAGAATTAATCAGCaattaacacacacacacacacacacagtgagagagagagacctgAAATTGAGTAATGGCATCTGCATTGGAAAGCTTCTTAACAGCAACAGAAATGTTAGCAGGCTGGAGGTGGCCTTGGTAGACGCATCCGAATCCACCAGCGCCCAAAATGTTAGTCTCTCTAAAATTATCAGTGGCTGATTCGATCTTCTTAAAATCCATCATCGGAGCTCTGCAACTACCACCGCTCGTCTTATCCGATTCCAAACAACTGCACATGCGTATTCAATTTACATCACCGCATCTCATAATTAGCTGCGAATGAAGAAAGTACCTCAATCGAAACACATTTTGGCGCTGGGATTTCCTCCGGTAGTAGTAGATGTAGAAAACGCACAAAATGATTGCACCGCCTACAATCGCAGTTGAACCAGCAATAACTGCTATCACCAGCTTATGATTCGACTTCATTCCTCCTCGCATTCCTCGTGCAATTTCTGCAGTCAAATTTCacgagatagagagagagagcgtcGGTTTGGAATTTAAATGGATGAATGAATCTTCAAATTGGTTAATTCGGTAGAGCTTATAGTTAATACTAATACAAATGCACAGACATGCTTGAGAGTACATGAAAATGAAGTCACAACGCTTCAACACTgaattacttcctccgtctatTTGACttagcacggattttaagaaatgtagtacaGCAGAAAGTagatggaaaaagttagtgaaatgtgaggcatacttttatatattctcTTCTCTCGGCTAAGATATCACATTTCTTagtcggcacgggattttaggagccGTTAGTTATTATGTTTAATTAAGGGAGAAATTGTGAttgtaagtattaaatggaATGAGAAATAAActtgaatatttaattgaaaaaagaaaactTAATTGGATATATTAATGAGATAgataagatttttaaaaatagatatGTGTCAACTTATttgtgacaaactaaaaaagaaaattatattactccct
This region includes:
- the LOC121744075 gene encoding probable receptor-like protein kinase At1g80640; translated protein: MRGGMKSNHKLVIAVIAGSTAIVGGAIILCVFYIYYYRRKSQRQNVFRLSCLESDKTSGGSCRAPMMDFKKIESATDNFRETNILGAGGFGCVYQGHLQPANISVAVKKLSNADAITQFQTEVELLSKIEHPNIITLLGYCIHGETRLLVYQLMHNGSLETQLHGPSKGSALTWHLRLKIALDVARGLEYLHKHCRPSIIHRDLKSSNILLDSNFNAKLSDFGLAILDGSQKKSQLKLSGTLGYVAPEYLLDGKLTDKSDVYGFGVVLLELLLGRKPMEKPAPPHTQSTVSWAMPQLTDRTKLPNIVDPVIANSMDMKHLYQVAAVALLCIQPEPSYRPLIADILLSLVPLVPVELGGTLRDEKSLKPSTYVHA